CTGCCGCCGCGCTGAAGGGAAGGGCGCGGGTGGCGCCACGACCCTTGCTTGCGGCTTCGCTGGCCTTCGTGGGCGGCGTCGCCGCGGGGGCGTGGCTGCCCCAGGAGCCCGGGGCGTGGGCGTGGGCCGCGGGGGCGCTGCTGGTTGCCTGGGGGGCGGCGCTCGCCGCGGGCCGCCTCCGCGCCGGCCGCGCGGTCGGCCTCGCGACGTTCGCGGTCCTCGGCGTCCTGCGGTGCCAGGCCGATCTCGCGCCGCTGTACGCGGGGCTGGAGCAGGTGTCCGAGGCGGAGGCGGTCGCGTGCGGTCGCCTCGCGCGGCCTGCCCAGATCAGGGACGGCGAGACACTGCTCGTCCTGGAGGGCGCGCGGGTGCGTCGCGATGGGAGGACGGCCGCCCTCGCCCTGCCGCTGCAGGTCGCCGTGGCCGGAGCCTGCGACGGCTACGCGGTGGGCGACCTCGTCGTCGCGCGGGGCGGGCTGCGGTCCGTGCGCGGCGACCGCAATCTCGGCTGGTTTCCCGGTCCCGTCGGGGCGGCGGCGGGCCGCTGCGCCGCGCGGCTCTCGGTCGGGTCGCCCGCGTGGGTGAGGCGGACCGGGCACGACCCGGGACGCGGCCCCGAGGCGGCGGTGCTGCGCTGGCGCGACCGGGCGCACCGGTCCTGGCTG
This bacterium DNA region includes the following protein-coding sequences:
- a CDS encoding ComEC/Rec2 family competence protein, whose product is MAPRPLLAASLAFVGGVAAGAWLPQEPGAWAWAAGALLVAWGAALAAGRLRAGRAVGLATFAVLGVLRCQADLAPLYAGLEQVSEAEAVACGRLARPAQIRDGETLLVLEGARVRRDGRTAALALPLQVAVAGACDGYAVGDLVVARGGLRSVRGDRNLGWFPGPVGAAAGRCAARLSVGSPAWVRRTGHDPGRGPEAAVLRWRDRAHRSWLARPGAAAAILDALTTGERAGIPRDVQEAFTRAGLAHVLAISGMNVGFLAALVFLALRRALALCAPLALRFPAQPLAAGLTLPALWFFLLFSGGQIPVGRAVLS